The Triticum urartu cultivar G1812 unplaced genomic scaffold, Tu2.1 TuUngrouped_contig_4523, whole genome shotgun sequence nucleotide sequence ctattttcccgccttcacaattcaaaaaaattaaaaaataataatGGAGCAGCAGGCAATCCTCGATGCCCTTCAATTGGAGGCAAAGGCGGAGGCCAACCGCCGTATCCTCCGGGTGGATCAGGAAGCAGAAGTCAACGAGATGCTTGCCGATATGGTCGAGTGCTCCTACGCTCCCGTCTACCCGGTGCCCACCACAGAGATCCGACGACGCCGAAGCGCAGTTGAGGCTAGTGTAATTTGCGCAGTACGCAGAATATTTTTTTCTTGTGCATGCTTTGTATGGATTTTGGGGTTGGGTGAAGTATGAGATACTCGGATGCATAGTAAAAAATATGAGGTGTGACCGGTAACTGCCCACAGACTGCCAGTGTAGCTCTTATATCAGCGTTTTGTTTGGAAGGGACATGTGTGGGCCCTTTTGTTATGGCAAGACGAGCGACACACATGTCGGATGCTCTGCTCCCACTCCACCAGAGTGTGAATGACAAAAGCAAATTCACATGGCAGTTGAGCTGTTCGCAAATGCTATACACGATCACACGGACGGACCACGTAGATACTTTGCTTGCTTCCACCCCCATCCAGAGATCCTGCCCACAGGCTCCTGATAAACACCCACCTCCTCTAGAGTCGGCATATGGCAGCAAACTCCTGATAAACACCACCTCCACCGAGAAGAAAAGCCTCCGGCCGGCGGCAACAATGTGCGGCCGCGACGACGACTGCTACCTGACGAGGGATGAAGTCAAGTACCTCTTCATCTGCTTCGGCGTCGTCGCGGTCGTGGTCCTCCTCGCCGTCCTCCTGGCCGCCTTCGTCTACCTCCGCCACGTCACCATCACCGTGGAGGACGCCTCGCTCACCAGGTTCGACCTGCTCACCTCCCCGGTGACGGGGATCGCCTACAACCTCTCGCTCACCCTCAAGGTCCGCAACCCCAACTGGGCGATGAGCATGAAGAACGTGGAGCCGTTCGTCGCCGCCTACAGGTTCGACGGCCAGCAGTTCGACCGCGTGCAGGTCGCCGCCACGGGCGACAAGCACCCCGCCGGCGCCACCAGGGTGTACCACCTCACCTCCTCCTCCCAAGGCGCCTTCGTGTCGCTGGGCAGCGCCGGCGAGCAGGAGTACAAGAAGGAGAGCAAGACGGGGACGTTCGACGTGGAGGTGGCGCTGTCCCGCAAGGTGAGCTACACGGCGCGCTACACCAAGTGCAAGATCGAGGCCGTCTGCCCGCTCAAGCTGCAGCTCGTCAAGCCCGACGCCACCACCGTCGTCTTCCAGAAGGTGACGTGCAAGCTACACAAGGCCGAGAAGAACTGCTAGCTAGCTAGCGTATATATGCATGGATATTGATCATGTTCGTGGTTTGTGTGGCCACGATCATCATTAATTACTTTTATTATTCCATCATCATTTGCACGTTTGTTTGGACTtcaagtgtgtgtgtgtgtgtgtgtgtgtgtgtgtgtggtgtttttCTTCCCATTCTTTCACGCCCATCACGTCGGTTTCGATTTGAAGTGTGTGTGCTGGGGTTTTTTCATTAATTATTTGTTGTGTAAGATGTAATAATAATATTTTCGATGCTATCTTCCTGATGTAAAAAGAACAGGTTTGATGTTGTTTCTTGGTTGTAAGGGAAAAAGATTTGATGCTAGCTTTTTGTTGGTTCAACATTCAAGGGGGGAAAAGGTTTGATGCTATCTTCTCATGAGCATCCACACTGCTTGTGAGGGAGGCTAGACGGGTGTACACGCAACGTGTATGCCGCGGCCCGTGGGTCGCATCTAAGCAATTAATGTTCAGCATTCAGTTGTATCTTTGCATGGCATACAAACAAAGAGcaagttttttttttttgaaaaggaggatgaccccccgCCTCTGTATC carries:
- the LOC125527950 gene encoding NDR1/HIN1-like protein 10, whose translation is MSDALLPLHQSVNDKSKFTWQLSCSQMLYTITRTDHVDTLLASTPIQRSCPQAPDKHPPPLESAYGSKLLINTTSTEKKSLRPAATMCGRDDDCYLTRDEVKYLFICFGVVAVVVLLAVLLAAFVYLRHVTITVEDASLTRFDLLTSPVTGIAYNLSLTLKVRNPNWAMSMKNVEPFVAAYRFDGQQFDRVQVAATGDKHPAGATRVYHLTSSSQGAFVSLGSAGEQEYKKESKTGTFDVEVALSRKVSYTARYTKCKIEAVCPLKLQLVKPDATTVVFQKVTCKLHKAEKNC